ACAACATTTTTTACATTCAATCCTCCACGAATGTAAAATGCAAGCCTTCCATCCATCAGAATCAATAAGACCAAATGTTTCACTAGGTAATTTAGAAATTGTGCTGCAAGAACAAGTTTTCCTGAGGTGAAGCAGGCCCTATTTCTTCCTCTAAACTCCTCAACACATCTCCAACATTGCTCACATTCCCCAGGTTTCTTGTTTCGATATTTCTTCCATCTACGTCTGCATCCGAGACCGAGGACTTTCTCCTCTGGGAAGAAGCTACACTAGGAAATGTTATCCATGAAGGAGCTCTGAACTCGATCCTCTGGTCCTCCGCTTCCACCACATCAGTTTCCGATGCCGACCTATTCGAAGACCTTTGAGAGGACTTCTTGTGTAATCTACTGCTTCCCAAAACCACTTCTGTTGGCAGAATGGGTTGCTCATTACATGGGCTTCCCATCAGCTGTGCAAGTGCGCGTTCCAAAGCTGTAGTCACTTTATCCATTGATGGCCTCTCCTTACCTCTCATTCTCACACATTTGCAAGCTATGTTTGCAATCCTTCTCAGGGCTTCGGGATCTGATGGAGGCTTCAAAACTGGGTCCAAAAGAGCAGATATGTCACCAGATTTTATCAGCGGAACTGCCCATTCAACTATATTCCCTTCATCAAATTTCATATCAATAGCTCTTCTGCCACTCAAGATTTCCAAGAGTAACACCCCAAAGCTGTAGACGTCAGACTTGGTTGTGAGGTAGTGAAGCCTATAGTACTCGGGATCAAGATAGCCAAGAGTCCCAGCAGGCAGCTCAGCCAAAGGGGAGCTGCTATCCGCTGGTCCTAGCAAAGAGAGGCCAAAATCTGCCACTCGGGCATTGTGCTCTTCATCGATAAGAATGTTTGAGGACTTTATGTCTCTATGAATCACAGGGGGGCAAGCATACCCATGCAAATATTCAATTCCCCTAGCTGCTTGTACTGCAATGGTGACCCTCCGGACCCAATCAAATTGCTCTTTCATGGCCTTCTCCTTCCCATGAAGGTGTTGGTGCAAGGACCCATGAGCCATGAACTCATAAACAAGAAGTCTTTCTCCACCTTCTTCACAATAGCCAAGCAAATTAAGCAAATGGGCATGGTTTAGCCTTGATAACAAATCCAACTCTGTATGGAATTCTTTGGAGTTCTTCTGCTTATCAGAAGATACTATAGCCTTCTTGACAGCGACTACTGTCCTGTCCTTCAAAACCCCTTTATACACACATGAGAAACTTCCTTTCCCAACCAGAGATTCGTCCTTAAATCTACCTGTTGCTATCTCAAGTTCCTCGTAAGTGAATTTCCGAGCCCTTCTGATCTTGAGCTCATCCAAGTCTGGGCGAACCTTATTATCCTCCTTTTGGTATGGAGAACCTGTTCCGTTGATTTTCTTAGGCTTTGATCCATCCCCTGAACACCGACAGTTCTGCAATTTGTAGCGAACATATAATACAGCTGTTACTGATACAATACTCACTAAGAACACAACAAAGACAATTTCAGCAACAATGATCGGCATCTGAAGTGACCAAAACTTCTGATTATTTTTGGCGTTGGCAGCAGTTGAGTACAAAGCTGAACAGTTTGAGTAGCATTCAGAAGATGAACAACTTGAGCAGTTGTAATCACACAGTCGGTCAGATTTCAAAG
This genomic window from Tripterygium wilfordii isolate XIE 37 chromosome 9, ASM1340144v1, whole genome shotgun sequence contains:
- the LOC120005365 gene encoding serine/threonine-protein kinase-like protein ACR4, with translation MGILSCKGRDFLIWVLKIRACQIGVLVHLIILSYLWCGVSGLGSMSSIAISYGENGPVFCGLKSDGSHLVTCYGSNSAIIYGTPAHFPFVGLTAGNGFVCGLLMDSSQPYCWGSSGYVQMGVPQPMINGAEYVEISAGDYHLCALRKPLTGKRRNYAFVDCWGYNMTKNYAFDGQIQSISAGSEFSCGIFSRNRTAFCWGDETSSHVMTLTPKEMRFRSIAAGGYHVCGILEGMNSRSFCWGRSLDLEEEISVTHLAQGNVDLPPKDPLISVTGGKFHACGIKSYDLGVICWGFTTEPSTPAPSGIKVYEVAAGDYFTCAALGEKSLLPVCWGHGFPTSLPEAVSPGLCKTAPCASGSYELSRENAPCKSPGSHVCLPCSNACPAEMYQKSECTLKSDRLCDYNCSSCSSSECYSNCSALYSTAANAKNNQKFWSLQMPIIVAEIVFVVFLVSIVSVTAVLYVRYKLQNCRCSGDGSKPKKINGTGSPYQKEDNKVRPDLDELKIRRARKFTYEELEIATGRFKDESLVGKGSFSCVYKGVLKDRTVVAVKKAIVSSDKQKNSKEFHTELDLLSRLNHAHLLNLLGYCEEGGERLLVYEFMAHGSLHQHLHGKEKAMKEQFDWVRRVTIAVQAARGIEYLHGYACPPVIHRDIKSSNILIDEEHNARVADFGLSLLGPADSSSPLAELPAGTLGYLDPEYYRLHYLTTKSDVYSFGVLLLEILSGRRAIDMKFDEGNIVEWAVPLIKSGDISALLDPVLKPPSDPEALRRIANIACKCVRMRGKERPSMDKVTTALERALAQLMGSPCNEQPILPTEVVLGSSRLHKKSSQRSSNRSASETDVVEAEDQRIEFRAPSWITFPSVASSQRRKSSVSDADVDGRNIETRNLGNVSNVGDVLRSLEEEIGPASPQENLFLQHNF